In Oreochromis aureus strain Israel breed Guangdong linkage group 15, ZZ_aureus, whole genome shotgun sequence, a single genomic region encodes these proteins:
- the LOC116326778 gene encoding fatty acid-binding protein, brain: MVDAFCATWKLIESENFDEYMKGLGVGFATRQVGNVTKPTVIISQEGDKVVIRTQSTFKNTEISFKLGEEFDETTADDRNCKSTVTLEGDKLVHVQKWDGKETKFVREIKDDKLVMNLTFEDIHAVRTYEKA; encoded by the exons ATGGTCGACGCCTTCTGTGCCACTTGGAAACTGATTGAAAGTGAGAATTTTGATGAGTATATGAAAGGACTTG GTGTTGGCTTTGCCACCAGGCAGGTTGGTAATGTGACTAAGCCAACTGTAATCATCAGCCAGGAGGGAGACAAGGTGGTGATCCGCACCCAGAGCACCTTCAAGAACACAGAGATCTCCTTCAAGCTGGGAGAGGAGTTTGATGAAACCACTGCTGATGACAGGAACTGCAAA tcCACGGTGACTCTGGAGGGAGACAAGCTGGTCCACGTCCAGAAGTGGGACGGCAAAGAGACCAAGTTTGTCAGAGAAATCAAGGACGACAAGCTGGTCATG AATCTGACCTTCGAAGACATCCACGCAGTGCGTACCTATGAGAAGGCATGA
- the LOC116326782 gene encoding uncharacterized protein LOC116326782 isoform X2, whose protein sequence is MAEFRWIQMLLFLILMLQFKAVTGQYGPTFLIRDGDEVTLPCQNVIVGQPECGRTDWLFKRLNVAESARLIHLGLIEEKHKYKSDRLSVTAKCSLVIKNITVHDAGQYTCTRDTSQDQQHCGKSCSSLSIINMTEHENNGTVILSCSVLEYDPCTHTVEWIYEGEEKSSDMQISPPGCTATVTFTTSHLNQKFFELLKCKVTNQNSKKVQLFPFSRQSSGGTTDGDKSSDGGSLLPYIIVLVCLVALLIVVAFITWKKTKGKKTQMEDNAVSLNTEGLGLNPAEIQSDPGKSQEMDDPEDGVNYASISYTKKANSKASAQVHDDESDTVTYSTVKAPSASLEVSTDPSNLYSTITK, encoded by the exons ATGGCTGAGTTCAGATGGATTCAaatgcttctgttcctgataCTGATGCTTCAATTTAAAG CAGTAACTGGACAATACGGCCCCACATTCCTGATCAGAGATGGTGATGAAGTCACTTTGCCTTGTCAAAATGTGATAGTTGGTCAGCCTGAGTGTGGCAGAACTGACTGGCTCTTCAAACGTTTGAATGTTGCTGAGTCAGCCAGGCTGATTCATCTCGGTTTGattgaagaaaaacacaaatataaatcAGACAGACTGAGTGTTACAGCAAAGTGTTCTCTGGTCATAAAGAACATCACAGTTCATGATGCTGGTCAGTACACCTGCACACGCGACACATCACAAGACCAACAACACTGTGGAAAATCCTGTTCTTCTCTGTCCATCATCAACA TGACTGAACATGAGAACAATGGTACAGTCATCTTGTCCTGCTCTGTGTTGGAGTATGATCCATGTACACACACAGTGGAGTGGATCTATGAGGGTGAAGAGAAATCCTCAGACATGCAGATATCACCACCAGGCTGCACTGCCACTGTGACATTTACAACATCTCACCTTAATCAGAAGTTTTTTGAGTTATTAAAGTGTAAAGTGACAAATCAGAACAGCAAGAAAGTGCAGCTGTTTCCTTTCAGCCGTCAGTCCTCAGGTGGGACAACAG ATGGGGATAAATCATCAGATGGAG GTTCATTATTGCCGTATATTATTGTTCTTGTATGTTTAGTGGCACTCTTAATTGTTGTAGCATTCATCACATGGAAGAAAACGAAAG ggaaaaaaacacaaatggaaGACAATGCTGTGAGTTTAAACACTGAA GGATTAGGTTTAAACCCAGCTGAGATTCAGTCTGATCCAGGAAAGAGTCAGGAGATG GATGATCCTGAGGATGGAGTTAACTATGCTTCCATCAGCTACACTAAGAAGGCCAACAGTAAAGCCAGTGCTCAG GTCCACGATGATGAAAGTGACACTGTGACATACAGCACTGTGAAAGCTCCCTCAGCTTCTCTTGAAGTCTCCACTGATCCCAGCAACCTGTATTCCACCATCACCAAATAA
- the LOC116326782 gene encoding uncharacterized protein LOC116326782 isoform X1, translated as MAEFRWIQMLLFLILMLQFKAAVTGQYGPTFLIRDGDEVTLPCQNVIVGQPECGRTDWLFKRLNVAESARLIHLGLIEEKHKYKSDRLSVTAKCSLVIKNITVHDAGQYTCTRDTSQDQQHCGKSCSSLSIINMTEHENNGTVILSCSVLEYDPCTHTVEWIYEGEEKSSDMQISPPGCTATVTFTTSHLNQKFFELLKCKVTNQNSKKVQLFPFSRQSSGGTTDGDKSSDGGSLLPYIIVLVCLVALLIVVAFITWKKTKGKKTQMEDNAVSLNTEGLGLNPAEIQSDPGKSQEMDDPEDGVNYASISYTKKANSKASAQVHDDESDTVTYSTVKAPSASLEVSTDPSNLYSTITK; from the exons ATGGCTGAGTTCAGATGGATTCAaatgcttctgttcctgataCTGATGCTTCAATTTAAAG CAGCAGTAACTGGACAATACGGCCCCACATTCCTGATCAGAGATGGTGATGAAGTCACTTTGCCTTGTCAAAATGTGATAGTTGGTCAGCCTGAGTGTGGCAGAACTGACTGGCTCTTCAAACGTTTGAATGTTGCTGAGTCAGCCAGGCTGATTCATCTCGGTTTGattgaagaaaaacacaaatataaatcAGACAGACTGAGTGTTACAGCAAAGTGTTCTCTGGTCATAAAGAACATCACAGTTCATGATGCTGGTCAGTACACCTGCACACGCGACACATCACAAGACCAACAACACTGTGGAAAATCCTGTTCTTCTCTGTCCATCATCAACA TGACTGAACATGAGAACAATGGTACAGTCATCTTGTCCTGCTCTGTGTTGGAGTATGATCCATGTACACACACAGTGGAGTGGATCTATGAGGGTGAAGAGAAATCCTCAGACATGCAGATATCACCACCAGGCTGCACTGCCACTGTGACATTTACAACATCTCACCTTAATCAGAAGTTTTTTGAGTTATTAAAGTGTAAAGTGACAAATCAGAACAGCAAGAAAGTGCAGCTGTTTCCTTTCAGCCGTCAGTCCTCAGGTGGGACAACAG ATGGGGATAAATCATCAGATGGAG GTTCATTATTGCCGTATATTATTGTTCTTGTATGTTTAGTGGCACTCTTAATTGTTGTAGCATTCATCACATGGAAGAAAACGAAAG ggaaaaaaacacaaatggaaGACAATGCTGTGAGTTTAAACACTGAA GGATTAGGTTTAAACCCAGCTGAGATTCAGTCTGATCCAGGAAAGAGTCAGGAGATG GATGATCCTGAGGATGGAGTTAACTATGCTTCCATCAGCTACACTAAGAAGGCCAACAGTAAAGCCAGTGCTCAG GTCCACGATGATGAAAGTGACACTGTGACATACAGCACTGTGAAAGCTCCCTCAGCTTCTCTTGAAGTCTCCACTGATCCCAGCAACCTGTATTCCACCATCACCAAATAA
- the LOC116326772 gene encoding uncharacterized protein LOC116326772, with product MAAVMWIQMSSFLLLMLQITAQTTPQTLSSFRAARAGHDIILSCENVTDGQHNCNYTTWIFSVSRNTTVELVAHGEIKENVKAEYTRLSVTANCSLLIKKVKAEDVGRYTCRQYKTREGQQEGPDFMIDLSVINMTEHENNDKVIVNCSVLTHEHCRHTVEWLHEGEKNQSDVENKPGSCSVTVTFKRSHHDQKSKFYNSLKCKVTDKHTKEEQLFPFKLKSSGLLLLCIILPVGLSALLITAVIIRWKKHKGKERQLAGNTGLSLNPAETQSGPGTNQSWAGADDGVSYVSISLPKRTKNKTRSRGHDEGDTVTYSTVKAFSSSAGDDPNHLYSTINDVKK from the exons ATGGCTGCAGTCATGTGGATTCAAATGTCTTCATTCCTGCTGCTGATGCTTCAGATTACAG CACAAACAACACCACAGACTTTGTCCTCCTTCAGAGCTGCCAGAGCTGGACATGACATCATTTTGTCTTGTGAAAATGTGACTGATGGTCAACATAACTGCAACTATACTACCTGGATATTCAGTGTTTCAAGAAACACAACAGTAGAGCTGGTTGCTCATGGGGAgattaaagaaaatgttaaagCTGAATACACCAGACTGAGTGTTACAGCGAACTGTTCTCTGCTTATAAAGAAGGTCAAAGCTGAAGATGTTGGTCGTTACACCTGCAGACAGTACAAAACAAGAGAAGGACAACAAGAAGGTCCAGACTTTATGATTGATCTGTCTGTTATTAACA TGACTGAACATGAGAACAATGATAAAGTCATTGTGAACTGCTCTGTGCTGACACATGAACACTGTAGACACACAGTGGAGTGGCTGCATGAGGGTGAAAAGAATCAATCAGACGTGGAGAATAAACCAGGTTCCTGCTCTGTGACTGTGACATTTAAAAGATCTCACCATGATCAGAAGTCAAAGTTTTATAATTCATTGAAGTGTAAAGTGACAGATAAACACACTAAAGAAGAACAACTGTTTCCCTTCAAACTCAAGTCCTCAG GTTTGTTATTATTGTGTATTATCCTTCCCGTTGGTTTATCAGCACTCTTAATAACTGCTGTGATCATCAGATGGAAGAAACATAAAG gaaAAGAAAGGCAGCTGGCTGGCAACACT GGACTGAGCTTAAACCCTGCAGAGACTCAGTCTGGACCAGGAACCAATCAATCCTGG GCTGGAGCTGATGATGGTGTTTCCTACGTCTCCATCAGCTTGCCCAAGAGGACCAAGAATAAAACCCGG TCCCGTGGTCATGATGAAGGTGACACTGTGACCTACAGCACTGTGAAAGCTTTCTCCTCTTCTGCTGGAGATGATCCCAACCACCTCTATTCCACCATCAATGATGTAAAGAAGTAG